The Deinococcus arcticus DNA segment CCACCCGGCCTGCGCCCACCGCGGCACCGGCCAGCCTGGCGCGGGCCGCCGCCTATTCCGCCGAGCACCGGGGCGACGCGCTGGTGGTGCTGCAGGGCGGCCGGGAGGTGCTGGCCCAGGGACAGCACGGCTTTGCCCTGGACACCCCCCACGCGCTGGCCAGCGGCAGCAAGACCTTTGCCTGCGCGCTGGCCGTGGCGCTGCAGGACGCGGGCGTGCTGCGCCTGGACGAGCGGGCCGCCGACACCCTGACCGAATGGGCCGGCGACGCGCGGCGCGAGATCACGCTGCGCCAGCTGCTGAATTTTTCCAGTGGCCTGCCGGGCAATGTGGGCCAGCCAGTGCCCGGCCAGAATGCCGACCTGAACGCCGCCGCGCTGCGCGCTCCGCTGCGGGCCACCCCGGGTGCGCGCTTTAGCTACGGCAACGCGCATCTGGCAGCGTTCAGTGCCTGGGTGAGCCGCAAGACCGGCCGCGCGCCGGAAGTCGAGCTGCAGCGGCGGGTGCTGGACGCCCTGAACATTCACCCCACCTGGGCCCGCGACAACGCCGGCAACGCCAGCCTGGCGGGCGGCGCGCGGCTGGACGCCCGGAGCTGGGCGCGCTTTGGCGAGCTGCTGCGGCGCGGCGGGGAGTGGGAGGGCCGGCAGCTGCTGAGTGCGGCCGGGCTGAGCAGCTGCCGCCAGGGCAGCGCGGCGCTGAACGCCTATGGCCTGGGCCTGTGGCTGAACCTGCCGCTGCGGGGCACCCTGGACCCCCGCGACAGCGTGCCGGTGGCGGCCCTGAAGGCGGGCGCCGAGCGCCTGATGCCCTCGCAGCCGGACGACGTGGTGATGGCCGCCGGGCTGGGCAACCAGCGCCTGTACGTGCTGCCCAGCCTGGACGCCGTGGTGGTGCGCTTTGGCCGGGGCGGGCCCTGGAACGACGACGAGTTTCTGCGCCTGCTGACCGCGCCCTGAGGAGGGCCAGAGGGGGGTTCTGACCAGCGCCCACACGGCCGAGGCGGGCTCCTCCGGTGCCCCCGCAGGCCGCACGACGTCAGCCCGCCGGCACATGCGGCAGGCGGGCGCAGCCCCGGCACGGCAGACTGGCCCACATGAGTCATCTGTATTACCTCGTGGGCCCACCGGGCGCCGGCAAACGCACGGTGGGGCTGGCCCTGTCGGCGCGGACCGGGGCCGCCCTGCTGGACAACCACCTGTTCAACGACCCCATTTTCCGGGCCTACGGCGCCGACGGCGTCAGCCCCCTGCCCGACGAACTGTTTGAGCTGGCCGAGGTGGTGCGCCAGGCAGGGCTGGCCGCGCTGCGGCTGGCGCCGCGCCACCTCTCATACGGGTTCCGAAAAGTTCCGCAACGTGTTACGGAACTTTTCCGACCAGAGGGAGCAGGAAAGACGGCGGATTTCCGGGAATTGGAGGAACATCCGGCTCTTTTCCGGATGTTACGGAAATGGACGGAATCCGTATCGCATATTCTGACCAACCACCTGAGCGGCGAGGAGCGCGGGCACGAGGTGGTGGCCCAGCTGCGCGCCCTGGCCGCCGAACGGGGCGTGGTCTTTGTGCCGGTGTGGCTGGCCTGCCCGCAGCCCGAACTGGAAGCCCGCATGGGCCGCCCCGAACGCACCGAGCGCCTGAAGCTGCGCGACCCCGAACTGCTGCGCGCCCTGCTGGAACGCGGCGGCACCCTGGCCC contains these protein-coding regions:
- a CDS encoding serine hydrolase domain-containing protein gives rise to the protein MRPSVLVGLLWVSAQAAQALAASQVFAQAAPTRPAPTAAPASLARAAAYSAEHRGDALVVLQGGREVLAQGQHGFALDTPHALASGSKTFACALAVALQDAGVLRLDERAADTLTEWAGDARREITLRQLLNFSSGLPGNVGQPVPGQNADLNAAALRAPLRATPGARFSYGNAHLAAFSAWVSRKTGRAPEVELQRRVLDALNIHPTWARDNAGNASLAGGARLDARSWARFGELLRRGGEWEGRQLLSAAGLSSCRQGSAALNAYGLGLWLNLPLRGTLDPRDSVPVAALKAGAERLMPSQPDDVVMAAGLGNQRLYVLPSLDAVVVRFGRGGPWNDDEFLRLLTAP